The following are from one region of the Strix uralensis isolate ZFMK-TIS-50842 chromosome 4, bStrUra1, whole genome shotgun sequence genome:
- the CBR4 gene encoding 3-oxoacyl-[acyl-carrier-protein] reductase isoform X1, whose protein sequence is MGKVCAIFGGSRGIGKAVAELLAQRGCRLAIIARNLEVAQTTARNLGAGHLALRCDVSSEHEVQNTFEEMQRNLGPINYLVNAAGINRDGLLLRTKTEDMIAQIHTNLLGTMLTCKAAVKSMIQQQGGAIVNIGSIVGLKGNSGQSVYSASKAGLVGFSRSLAKEVAKKQIRVNVVAPGFIHTEMTAHLEEDQLKKAILLGRFGEPREVAQAVVFLLESPYVTGSTLVVDGGLQLLT, encoded by the exons ATGGGCAAGGTTTGTGCCATTTTTGGAGGATCCCGAGGAATAGGAAAAGCTGTTGCAGAATTGCTGGCACAGAGAGGCTGCCGCCTGGCGATTATTGCTAGAAATCTGGAAGTAGCCCAAACCACTGCACGTAATCTTGGTG CAGGACATCTGGCACTTCGCTGTGATGTCTCCAGCGAACATGAAGTCCAAAATACATTTGAGGAGATGCAGAGGAATTTAGGTCCTATTAACTACTTGGTTAATGCAGCTGGGATCAACAG GGATGGTTTGTTACTGAGAACCAAGACTGAAGATATGATAGCCCAGATTCACACTAACCTTTTGGGAACAATGTTGACGTGCAAAGCTGCTGTAAAAAGCATGATTCAGCAACAGGGAGGTGCTATTGTCAATATAG GAAGTATTGTAGGACTTAAAGGCAACTCTGGTCAAAGTGTATACAGTGCTAGCAAAGCAGGATTAGTTGGATTTTCACGCTCTCTTGCTAAAGAAGTAGCAAAAAAGCAAATTCGAGTCAACGTGGTTGCTCCAG GCTTTATTCACACAGAGATGACTGCTCATTTGGAAGAAGATCAGTTGAAGAAAGCGATTCTCCTTGGAAGATTTGGAGAGCCTCGTGAAGTTGCACAAGCTGTTGTCTTTCTTCTAGAGTCTCCTTATGTTACAGGGAGTACTCTAGTTGTAGATGGAGGTTTGCAGCTTCTGACTTAA
- the CBR4 gene encoding 3-oxoacyl-[acyl-carrier-protein] reductase isoform X2, whose amino-acid sequence MGKVCAIFGGSRGIGKAVAELLAQRGCRLAIIARNLEVAQTTARNLGGHLALRCDVSSEHEVQNTFEEMQRNLGPINYLVNAAGINRDGLLLRTKTEDMIAQIHTNLLGTMLTCKAAVKSMIQQQGGAIVNIGSIVGLKGNSGQSVYSASKAGLVGFSRSLAKEVAKKQIRVNVVAPGFIHTEMTAHLEEDQLKKAILLGRFGEPREVAQAVVFLLESPYVTGSTLVVDGGLQLLT is encoded by the exons ATGGGCAAGGTTTGTGCCATTTTTGGAGGATCCCGAGGAATAGGAAAAGCTGTTGCAGAATTGCTGGCACAGAGAGGCTGCCGCCTGGCGATTATTGCTAGAAATCTGGAAGTAGCCCAAACCACTGCACGTAATCTTGGTG GACATCTGGCACTTCGCTGTGATGTCTCCAGCGAACATGAAGTCCAAAATACATTTGAGGAGATGCAGAGGAATTTAGGTCCTATTAACTACTTGGTTAATGCAGCTGGGATCAACAG GGATGGTTTGTTACTGAGAACCAAGACTGAAGATATGATAGCCCAGATTCACACTAACCTTTTGGGAACAATGTTGACGTGCAAAGCTGCTGTAAAAAGCATGATTCAGCAACAGGGAGGTGCTATTGTCAATATAG GAAGTATTGTAGGACTTAAAGGCAACTCTGGTCAAAGTGTATACAGTGCTAGCAAAGCAGGATTAGTTGGATTTTCACGCTCTCTTGCTAAAGAAGTAGCAAAAAAGCAAATTCGAGTCAACGTGGTTGCTCCAG GCTTTATTCACACAGAGATGACTGCTCATTTGGAAGAAGATCAGTTGAAGAAAGCGATTCTCCTTGGAAGATTTGGAGAGCCTCGTGAAGTTGCACAAGCTGTTGTCTTTCTTCTAGAGTCTCCTTATGTTACAGGGAGTACTCTAGTTGTAGATGGAGGTTTGCAGCTTCTGACTTAA